In Polaribacter sp. L3A8, a genomic segment contains:
- a CDS encoding LacI family DNA-binding transcriptional regulator, protein MVTLKQIAEQLGISITTVSKALKDYPDVSKKTRKLVRETASLLNYKPNSFAVNLRTKESKIIGLIIPVIVHHFFSSVIKGIISQAEKKGYLVIILQSDESYELEKKQIDLLLSKRVDGILISLANGTGDFKHLTEIIEQETPLVMFDKIAKVVKCSKVIIDDRKAAYVATKHLIDIGCKRIAHFRGALLPQNSIDRFLGYKKALLDNNLEYDPSLVYVNECGDMSFEEGKENARQLLKDHKDVDGIFINTDLVAIGAMTEFAKLGVKVPEDISIVGFSNWFMSSVISPSLTTINQPGFEMGKKSFKILYKEIKDRKMNKNISYKEVVLDTDLVIRESTKK, encoded by the coding sequence TTGGTAACACTCAAACAAATTGCAGAACAATTAGGTATTTCTATAACCACGGTTTCAAAAGCATTAAAAGATTATCCGGATGTAAGTAAAAAAACCAGAAAGTTGGTGAGAGAAACCGCTTCTTTATTAAACTATAAACCAAATTCTTTTGCCGTTAATTTAAGAACTAAAGAATCTAAAATTATAGGTTTAATTATTCCTGTAATTGTACATCACTTTTTTTCTAGTGTTATTAAAGGAATTATTTCTCAAGCAGAAAAAAAAGGGTATTTGGTAATTATTCTTCAGTCTGATGAATCTTATGAGTTAGAAAAAAAGCAAATAGATTTATTACTTAGTAAAAGAGTAGACGGAATTTTAATTTCTTTAGCGAACGGAACAGGAGATTTTAAACATCTAACAGAAATTATTGAACAGGAAACCCCTTTAGTAATGTTTGATAAAATTGCCAAAGTGGTAAAGTGTTCTAAAGTTATTATTGATGATCGAAAGGCAGCTTATGTAGCAACGAAACATTTAATTGATATTGGTTGTAAACGAATTGCTCATTTTAGAGGAGCTTTGTTGCCTCAAAATTCTATCGATAGATTTCTTGGTTATAAAAAAGCTTTATTAGATAATAATTTAGAGTACGACCCTTCTTTAGTATACGTTAATGAGTGTGGAGATATGAGTTTTGAGGAAGGAAAAGAAAATGCAAGACAATTATTAAAAGACCATAAAGATGTGGATGGTATTTTTATAAATACAGATTTAGTGGCAATTGGTGCCATGACGGAGTTTGCTAAATTGGGCGTTAAAGTGCCAGAAGATATTAGTATTGTTGGTTTTAGTAATTGGTTTATGTCTTCTGTAATTTCACCATCTTTAACAACGATTAATCAACCTGGTTTTGAAATGGGTAAAAAATCTTTTAAAATATTATATAAAGAAATAAAAGACAGAAAAATGAATAAAAATATTAGTTATAAAGAAGTTGTTTTAGATACCGATTTAGTGATTAGAGAATCTACTAAAAAATAA
- a CDS encoding carbohydrate kinase family protein: MKNTNKNIDILCVGEILIDFIGHQSGVLINNTRDYHRYLGGSPTNVAMNSARLGLKSVMISSVGDDGFGEYIFKRLAEEGVNTRHIKKIDKRPTSVIFVSKSEGTPDFIPFREADYHITEEQISTEMLTKTNIYHTTCFALSREPAQTTILKKAEEAYNLGCKLSIDINYAKKLWSSQEQALSVIKAYCKFNPLIKISEDDMLRLFEKELPHQEIFDFFHNLGVETVCLTLGSNGVKLSQSGKEIIQLPAIKVERVMDTTGAGDAFWSGFLFAYIKEKPIQDCLQVALKLAALKLQNVGRLPDNINILSKLL; encoded by the coding sequence TTGAAAAACACAAATAAAAATATAGACATATTATGTGTTGGTGAAATCCTTATCGATTTCATTGGTCACCAATCTGGTGTACTTATAAACAACACAAGAGATTACCATCGATATTTGGGTGGTTCACCTACTAATGTTGCCATGAATTCTGCTAGATTAGGATTAAAATCTGTTATGATATCATCCGTTGGAGATGATGGCTTTGGTGAATACATTTTTAAAAGACTTGCTGAAGAAGGTGTAAATACACGCCATATTAAAAAAATTGACAAGAGACCTACAAGTGTCATTTTTGTATCAAAATCAGAAGGTACTCCAGATTTTATTCCCTTTCGTGAAGCAGATTATCATATTACAGAAGAGCAGATATCTACAGAAATGTTGACTAAAACCAATATATATCATACAACTTGTTTTGCATTAAGTAGAGAGCCTGCACAAACAACCATCTTAAAAAAAGCAGAAGAAGCTTATAATTTAGGCTGTAAATTAAGTATAGATATAAATTATGCTAAAAAATTATGGAGTAGTCAAGAACAAGCTTTAAGCGTAATAAAAGCATACTGTAAGTTTAATCCATTAATAAAAATTAGTGAAGATGATATGCTTCGCTTGTTTGAAAAAGAGTTGCCACACCAAGAGATTTTTGATTTTTTTCATAACCTAGGTGTAGAAACAGTTTGTTTAACACTAGGCAGTAACGGTGTTAAATTGTCGCAATCTGGTAAAGAAATTATTCAGTTACCAGCCATTAAAGTAGAACGAGTAATGGACACCACAGGCGCAGGAGATGCTTTTTGGTCTGGTTTCTTATTTGCTTACATTAAAGAAAAACCAATACAAGACTGTTTACAGGTTGCTTTAAAATTAGCCGCTTTAAAACTTCAAAACGTTGGCAGACTGCCAGATAACATTAATATTTTATCTAAACTTTTATAG
- a CDS encoding TonB-dependent receptor encodes MKKLIQLKRLVLITLIFTGSTLLAQSTISGSVKDQNGELIPGVNIILKGTTLGTTSDFDGNYEIKNVENGTYNLTASYIGFDNFTKEVTVNSSKITLNIVVKENAQSLDEIIVTGVVNPKSKIESSVSISTISTKQIEQSSPRTTGEIFKNIPGIRAESSAGEGNSNFNVRGVPVSSGGSRYLQLQEDGLPLNLFGDTSFGNSDNWLRADKNIARVEAIRGGSASTQTSNGPAGIINLISKTGSTEGGTVSTTVGLDYSSNRVDFEYGTPLENGLSYHIGGFMRTGEGPRTTGFNANKGGQIKANITKRFKSGYIRTYLKFLNDKTAMYMPMPMLLQGTDANPTYANLPGFDITTDGLQSKYLQESSGPTSSDRNRASRDVRDGNNAISKSVGVEFSFDLGDGWKVRNNGRIALNNGAFIAPFSAGFGETNSFVAGLPIPQPATLSYADNGAAYNPANGLIQNIHVFDTTIDDLSNVMNDLKVSKKITDNVAVTAGYFTATQNTKISWQWNSFLQEVKGGGDARLVNVDGLSRGGQYAYGTPVWGNCCQRKYNTQHTVNSPYVGIDADLNDKLNFSGSVRFENVKVDGTIASGPETGASDVNNNNIIEPIEMAVPIVQPNQNQIVSDEYSFTSYSAGLNYKMNDDAAVFGRYSLGASGRASDRNSYNTDGTADVQYDQVSQLEIGYKKRFNNGTLNVTGFSSVTDEAAGFELQNTVGSKYIATGLEVESAFAFGDLSINGSATYTNAKIKEDRGGNGANDGNKPRRQADLLYSIAPTYAFGLEKQHLLGFTVLGTTESYATDANDLVQPGYAYINFLGRVGLTEGLSLSLNINNLFDTVGITEVEGQDGVAINGTDRYVRARSITGRSSSLTLQYSF; translated from the coding sequence ATGAAAAAACTAATACAATTAAAAAGACTAGTTTTAATAACGTTGATATTCACAGGCTCAACTTTATTAGCACAATCTACCATTTCTGGTTCTGTAAAAGACCAAAACGGAGAATTGATACCTGGGGTAAACATTATTCTTAAAGGAACAACTTTAGGAACCACATCTGATTTTGACGGAAACTATGAAATTAAAAATGTAGAAAACGGCACTTACAACCTAACTGCATCTTACATTGGTTTTGATAACTTTACAAAAGAAGTTACCGTAAACTCATCTAAAATAACTTTAAACATTGTTGTTAAAGAAAATGCACAATCTTTAGATGAAATTATTGTTACAGGAGTTGTAAACCCTAAATCTAAAATAGAATCTAGTGTTTCTATTTCTACAATTAGCACTAAACAAATAGAACAATCGTCACCTAGAACTACAGGTGAAATTTTTAAAAACATTCCTGGTATTCGTGCAGAATCTTCTGCAGGGGAAGGAAACTCAAATTTTAATGTACGTGGTGTACCTGTTTCTTCTGGTGGTTCTAGATATTTACAATTACAAGAAGATGGTTTGCCTTTAAATTTATTTGGAGATACTTCTTTTGGTAATTCAGATAACTGGTTAAGAGCAGATAAAAACATTGCAAGAGTAGAAGCTATTAGAGGTGGTTCTGCATCTACACAAACATCTAATGGTCCTGCCGGAATTATTAACTTAATTAGCAAAACAGGAAGTACAGAAGGTGGTACTGTCTCTACAACCGTAGGTTTGGATTATAGCTCAAATAGAGTAGATTTTGAATACGGAACACCTTTAGAAAATGGTTTATCTTATCATATTGGTGGTTTTATGAGAACAGGAGAAGGACCTAGAACTACTGGATTTAATGCAAATAAAGGTGGTCAAATTAAAGCAAACATTACAAAAAGATTTAAATCTGGTTACATTAGAACTTATTTAAAATTTTTAAATGATAAAACAGCAATGTATATGCCAATGCCAATGTTATTACAAGGAACTGATGCTAACCCAACGTATGCAAATTTACCTGGTTTTGATATTACAACAGATGGTTTACAATCTAAATATTTGCAAGAAAGTTCTGGTCCAACAAGTAGTGATAGAAATAGAGCTTCTAGAGATGTTAGAGACGGAAACAATGCTATTTCTAAATCTGTAGGCGTAGAGTTTTCTTTTGATTTAGGCGATGGATGGAAAGTTAGAAACAATGGTAGAATTGCATTAAATAACGGTGCATTTATTGCTCCTTTCTCTGCAGGATTCGGAGAAACAAATAGTTTTGTTGCAGGTTTACCAATACCGCAACCAGCAACTTTAAGTTATGCAGATAATGGTGCCGCTTACAATCCTGCTAATGGATTAATTCAAAACATACACGTTTTTGACACTACCATAGATGATTTAAGTAATGTAATGAATGATTTAAAAGTAAGTAAAAAAATTACAGACAATGTAGCTGTAACTGCTGGTTACTTTACTGCAACTCAAAACACAAAAATATCTTGGCAATGGAACTCTTTCTTACAAGAAGTTAAAGGAGGCGGAGATGCAAGATTAGTAAATGTAGATGGTTTATCTAGAGGCGGTCAATATGCTTACGGAACCCCGGTTTGGGGCAACTGTTGTCAACGTAAATACAACACACAACACACAGTAAACTCACCTTATGTTGGTATAGATGCAGATTTAAATGATAAATTAAACTTTAGCGGAAGTGTACGTTTCGAAAACGTAAAAGTAGACGGTACAATTGCTAGTGGACCAGAAACAGGAGCGTCTGATGTAAATAATAATAACATTATTGAACCAATTGAAATGGCAGTACCAATTGTACAACCAAATCAAAATCAAATTGTTTCTGATGAATATAGCTTTACGTCTTATTCTGCAGGTTTAAATTATAAAATGAATGATGATGCAGCCGTATTTGGTAGATATAGTTTAGGTGCTTCTGGTAGAGCTTCTGATAGAAATAGCTACAACACAGATGGTACAGCAGATGTACAATACGACCAGGTTTCGCAACTAGAAATTGGATATAAAAAACGTTTTAATAACGGAACCTTAAATGTAACTGGTTTTTCTTCTGTTACAGATGAAGCTGCAGGTTTCGAACTTCAAAATACAGTAGGTAGCAAATATATAGCAACAGGTTTAGAAGTAGAAAGTGCATTTGCTTTTGGTGATTTATCAATAAATGGATCTGCAACATATACAAATGCTAAAATTAAAGAAGATAGAGGTGGTAATGGAGCTAATGACGGAAACAAACCTAGAAGACAAGCTGATTTACTATACAGCATTGCTCCTACCTATGCTTTTGGTTTAGAAAAGCAACATTTATTAGGCTTTACAGTATTAGGTACAACAGAATCTTACGCTACAGATGCAAATGATTTAGTACAACCTGGTTACGCATACATTAATTTTTTAGGAAGAGTAGGTCTTACAGAAGGTTTATCTTTATCTTTAAATATAAATAACCTTTTTGATACCGTTGGTATTACAGAAGTTGAAGGTCAGGATGGAGTTGCAATAAACGGTACAGATCGTTATGTTAGAGCAAGGTCTATTACAGGTCGCTCATCATCTTTAACTTTACAATATAGTTTTTAA
- a CDS encoding NADP-dependent malic enzyme, whose amino-acid sequence MSDSRKRHEALLYHAKPKPGKIEVVPTKKYATQHDLALAYSPGVAEPCLEIAKDKNNAYKYTAKGNLVAVISNGTAVLGLGDIGPEASKPVMEGKGLLFKIFADIDVFDIEVDATDVELFIQTVKAIAPTFGGINLEDIKAPEAFEIERRLKEELNIPVMHDDQHGTAIISAAALKNAIDITNKDISKVKIVVNGAGAAAISCTRLYLKLGAKRENVVMCDSKGVIRNDRDNLTSQKAEFATDRDLNTLDEAMHNADVFIGLSKGNVVSPEMLLTMAKDPIVFAMANPVAEIDYDVAVATRKDIIMATGRSDHPNQVNNVLGFPFIFRGALDVRATKINEEMKMAAVHALADLAKKSVPEQVNIVYDEVSLAYGREYIIPKPFDPRLIYEIPPAIAKAAMDSGVALEPIEDWDKYREELMERSGSGSKEVRILHNRAKSNRKRIVFAEADHIDVLKAAQRVHDEKIGKPILLGRKDVILALKEEIGFTANVPIIDPKTDEETERRERFGDLYWKNRRRKGRTLSEATKLMRERNYFAAMMVNEGEADALITGYSRPYPTVLKPILELIEKDKGITKIAATNLMLTKQGPLFLADTTININPSAKELVKISQMTGNFVKMFGMKPNMAMVSFSNFGSSGSETSKKISEAVSYLHRHFPDTVIDGELQADFALNPEMLAKEFPFSKLNGKKVNVLIFPNLEAANITYKLMKQLNQAESIGPIILGLSKPVHILQLGSSVDEMVNMAALAAVDAQEKEKRNNK is encoded by the coding sequence ATGAGCGATTCTAGAAAAAGACACGAAGCTTTATTATATCACGCAAAGCCAAAACCAGGAAAAATAGAAGTAGTTCCTACTAAAAAATACGCTACGCAACACGATTTAGCCTTGGCATATTCACCAGGAGTTGCAGAGCCTTGCTTAGAAATTGCAAAAGATAAAAACAACGCATATAAATATACTGCAAAAGGAAACTTAGTAGCGGTAATATCTAACGGAACTGCAGTTTTAGGTTTAGGAGACATTGGTCCCGAAGCCTCTAAACCAGTAATGGAAGGAAAAGGATTACTTTTTAAAATCTTTGCAGATATCGATGTTTTCGATATTGAAGTTGATGCAACTGATGTAGAACTTTTTATACAAACAGTAAAAGCAATTGCACCTACTTTTGGTGGCATAAACTTAGAAGATATTAAAGCACCAGAAGCTTTTGAAATTGAAAGAAGATTAAAGGAAGAGTTAAACATTCCTGTAATGCACGATGACCAACACGGAACAGCAATTATTTCTGCTGCAGCATTAAAAAATGCCATAGACATTACAAACAAAGATATTAGCAAAGTAAAAATTGTTGTAAATGGTGCTGGAGCAGCCGCTATTTCTTGTACACGTTTGTATTTAAAATTAGGCGCAAAAAGAGAAAACGTTGTAATGTGCGATAGTAAAGGTGTTATTAGAAATGACCGAGATAACCTTACCTCACAAAAAGCAGAATTTGCAACAGATAGAGATTTAAATACTTTAGACGAGGCAATGCACAATGCAGATGTTTTTATTGGTTTATCTAAAGGAAACGTAGTTTCGCCAGAGATGCTTTTAACAATGGCAAAAGATCCAATTGTTTTTGCAATGGCAAACCCAGTTGCAGAAATAGATTACGATGTAGCCGTAGCTACAAGAAAAGACATTATTATGGCTACAGGAAGATCAGATCATCCTAACCAGGTTAATAATGTACTTGGTTTTCCTTTTATTTTTAGAGGTGCTTTAGATGTTAGAGCTACCAAAATTAACGAAGAAATGAAAATGGCTGCAGTACATGCCTTAGCAGATTTAGCTAAGAAATCTGTACCTGAGCAAGTAAATATTGTATACGATGAAGTAAGTTTAGCTTACGGAAGAGAATACATTATCCCTAAACCATTTGACCCAAGATTAATTTATGAAATTCCACCAGCGATTGCAAAAGCAGCTATGGATTCTGGAGTTGCTTTAGAACCAATTGAAGATTGGGATAAATATAGAGAAGAACTAATGGAACGTTCTGGTTCTGGAAGTAAAGAAGTTAGAATTTTACACAACAGAGCAAAAAGCAATAGAAAACGTATTGTATTTGCAGAAGCAGATCATATAGATGTTTTAAAAGCTGCACAAAGAGTACACGATGAAAAAATTGGTAAACCTATATTATTAGGTAGAAAAGACGTTATCTTAGCTTTAAAAGAAGAAATTGGCTTTACGGCAAATGTACCAATTATAGATCCAAAAACGGATGAAGAAACAGAGCGAAGAGAACGTTTTGGTGATCTTTATTGGAAAAACAGAAGACGTAAAGGACGTACATTATCTGAGGCAACAAAGTTAATGCGAGAGCGTAACTACTTTGCTGCAATGATGGTAAATGAAGGGGAAGCAGATGCATTAATTACAGGATATTCTAGACCTTACCCAACGGTTCTAAAACCAATTTTAGAATTGATTGAAAAAGACAAAGGGATTACCAAAATTGCTGCAACCAACTTAATGTTAACCAAACAAGGTCCGTTATTTTTAGCAGATACAACCATCAACATTAACCCTTCTGCGAAAGAATTGGTAAAAATCTCTCAGATGACAGGTAACTTTGTAAAAATGTTTGGTATGAAACCAAATATGGCAATGGTTTCTTTTTCTAACTTTGGATCTTCAGGTTCTGAAACTTCAAAGAAAATTAGTGAGGCTGTTTCTTATTTACATCGTCATTTTCCAGATACAGTTATAGATGGTGAATTACAAGCAGATTTTGCTTTAAACCCAGAAATGTTAGCCAAAGAATTTCCGTTTTCGAAACTAAATGGTAAAAAAGTAAATGTTTTAATTTTCCCTAATTTAGAGGCTGCAAACATTACCTATAAATTAATGAAACAATTAAACCAAGCAGAATCTATTGGTCCAATAATTTTAGGATTAAGTAAACCCGTACATATTTTACAATTAGGTTCTAGTGTAGATGAAATGGTAAATATGGCTGCTTTAGCTGCTGTAGATGCCCAAGAAAAAGAAAAAAGAAACAACAAATAA
- a CDS encoding glycosidase, with protein MQKENNIIYNGVMLNAYPDSIGKKLSDTISMLKTPEFKDVFSLFYVLPTFFNSDLDRGFSVIDYNLNIDLVSKEDLKSLEELNIMLKFDIVLNHLSVNSPQFKDILENGEQSKFKDFFINWNTFWQENGTKNKEGVIIPKEEFLNKLFMRKSGLPILQVPFPDGTEKPYWNTFYQEIKYNKINSKDLEYSISVNSQEAELVCKQVNLAIENKMNINDLDLGDYNKYKKEINLLVEKNRSFLGQMDVNAKSELVWDFYEETLAKVKSFGCKILRLDAFSYLNKEVGQTNFFNKPGTWTYLDRINEIAKKNDLIILPEIHAEYGLNLHDEVAKEGYQIYDFFLPGLMIHTLETSNAKALLTWAKEIISKGYKTVNMLGCHDGIPVLDLKGKEINGTYNKGLLKDAEIESIMNTILKRGGRVKNLYDPAGNKISYYQVNATFFSALGENEQKLLLARAIQMFMPGIPQVWYLDIFAGKNNYAAADKGGSGGHKEINRTTLSNKDIEQGLKTEIVLNQLKIMRLRNTSKAFQGTININENPENELDVTWSNKNDFAELKANLKTYSFSITYSEKNITKTLSY; from the coding sequence ATGCAAAAAGAAAACAATATAATTTATAACGGAGTAATGCTGAATGCTTACCCAGATAGTATTGGTAAAAAATTAAGCGACACTATTTCTATGCTTAAAACACCAGAATTTAAAGATGTTTTTTCGTTATTCTATGTGTTACCTACCTTTTTTAATAGCGATTTAGATAGAGGGTTTTCTGTTATAGACTATAATTTAAATATAGATTTAGTTTCTAAAGAAGATTTAAAATCTTTAGAAGAGCTAAACATAATGCTAAAGTTTGATATTGTTCTAAATCATTTATCTGTTAATTCTCCACAATTTAAAGATATTTTAGAAAATGGTGAACAATCAAAATTTAAAGACTTTTTTATCAACTGGAATACTTTTTGGCAAGAAAACGGAACCAAAAATAAAGAAGGAGTTATAATACCTAAAGAAGAATTTCTTAATAAATTATTTATGAGAAAATCTGGACTTCCAATTTTACAAGTTCCTTTCCCAGACGGCACAGAAAAACCGTATTGGAACACTTTTTACCAAGAAATTAAATATAATAAAATCAATAGTAAAGATCTAGAATATAGTATTTCTGTAAATTCTCAAGAAGCTGAATTAGTTTGTAAACAAGTTAATTTAGCTATTGAAAATAAAATGAACATTAATGATCTTGATTTAGGAGATTACAATAAATACAAGAAAGAAATAAACCTTTTAGTAGAAAAAAACAGATCCTTTTTAGGTCAAATGGATGTAAATGCTAAATCTGAATTAGTTTGGGATTTTTATGAAGAAACTTTAGCTAAAGTAAAAAGTTTTGGTTGCAAAATTTTACGTTTAGATGCTTTTTCTTATCTAAATAAAGAAGTTGGGCAAACTAATTTTTTTAACAAACCAGGTACTTGGACCTATTTAGATCGTATTAATGAAATTGCTAAAAAGAATGATCTAATTATTTTACCAGAAATTCATGCAGAATATGGTTTAAATTTACATGATGAGGTTGCTAAAGAAGGTTATCAAATTTACGATTTTTTCTTACCAGGATTAATGATTCACACACTAGAGACTTCTAATGCTAAAGCTCTTTTAACTTGGGCTAAAGAAATTATTAGTAAAGGTTATAAAACCGTAAATATGTTAGGTTGCCATGACGGAATTCCTGTTTTAGATTTAAAAGGGAAAGAAATTAACGGAACCTACAATAAAGGTTTATTAAAGGACGCTGAAATAGAATCGATTATGAATACTATTTTAAAACGTGGCGGTAGAGTAAAAAACCTATACGACCCTGCCGGAAATAAAATTTCGTACTACCAAGTTAATGCAACCTTTTTTAGTGCATTGGGAGAAAATGAACAAAAACTATTATTAGCAAGAGCCATTCAAATGTTTATGCCAGGTATTCCCCAAGTATGGTACCTAGATATTTTTGCAGGTAAAAATAATTATGCAGCCGCAGATAAAGGCGGAAGCGGCGGACACAAAGAAATTAATAGAACAACCTTATCAAATAAAGACATAGAACAAGGCCTTAAAACAGAAATTGTTTTAAATCAGCTAAAAATAATGCGACTAAGAAATACTTCTAAAGCATTTCAAGGAACAATAAATATCAATGAAAATCCTGAAAATGAATTAGATGTAACTTGGTCAAATAAAAACGATTTTGCAGAACTAAAAGCAAATCTTAAAACATATTCTTTTTCAATTACCTATTCAGAAAAAAATATCACAAAAACATTATCATACTAA
- a CDS encoding MFS transporter, whose protein sequence is MLKKPNLSFWQIFNMNVGFLGIQFSFGLQQTAVNPIFSFLGAHHEDLPLLNLAGPVTGLIIQPIIGAISDKTWSPRWGRRKPFFLIGALIGSLCLFAFPYSPSLWFAVGLLWILDVGNNMAMEPYRAFVGDKLPNKQLSFGYQMQSLFVGAGIVLANASIFLFQDWFGTKETTSAAATSIPQWLYYSFFIGAILSIATILWSVLKTSEIPPSNKELEEIKKHNALPLSERIRTPFTEIVQAIKDMPKFMWKLSAVYLFQWYALFIYWQFISPMFEESMGFNKSEALSQAAKMNTTYNISTIVFALALVPLALKWGGKKVYVLSLFLTGIAMISIPYIHDPMLVILPMILFGIGWAAMMGIPYSMVSKIVPQERRGVYMGILNMMIVIPMGIQTITFGPIVKNILNNSAVNAILLGGVLFVIAGIFALRLKEPKTNSDNEIAATATISAK, encoded by the coding sequence ATGTTAAAAAAACCCAATTTAAGTTTCTGGCAAATATTTAATATGAATGTAGGGTTCTTAGGAATTCAATTTAGTTTCGGTTTACAGCAAACAGCCGTTAACCCAATCTTTTCATTCTTAGGCGCTCATCATGAAGATTTACCATTATTAAATTTAGCAGGTCCCGTTACAGGTTTAATTATTCAACCTATAATCGGAGCTATTTCAGATAAAACATGGTCTCCTCGTTGGGGAAGAAGAAAGCCGTTTTTCCTTATTGGTGCTTTAATAGGTAGTTTATGTTTATTTGCTTTTCCATACAGTCCATCATTATGGTTTGCTGTGGGTTTACTATGGATTTTAGATGTTGGAAACAACATGGCCATGGAGCCTTATCGTGCTTTTGTTGGTGATAAATTACCAAACAAACAATTAAGTTTTGGGTACCAAATGCAAAGTTTATTTGTTGGCGCTGGTATTGTTTTAGCAAATGCCTCTATTTTTCTTTTTCAAGATTGGTTTGGCACAAAAGAAACCACAAGTGCAGCAGCAACTTCTATACCTCAATGGCTGTATTATTCCTTTTTTATAGGAGCAATACTATCTATTGCAACCATTCTTTGGTCAGTATTAAAAACCTCAGAAATACCACCATCAAATAAAGAATTAGAAGAAATTAAAAAACACAATGCACTACCACTTTCAGAAAGAATAAGAACCCCTTTTACAGAAATAGTTCAAGCAATAAAAGACATGCCTAAATTTATGTGGAAATTATCTGCAGTATATTTATTTCAGTGGTATGCACTGTTTATTTATTGGCAATTTATTTCTCCAATGTTTGAAGAAAGTATGGGCTTTAACAAGTCTGAAGCTTTAAGTCAGGCTGCAAAAATGAATACAACATACAACATTTCTACAATTGTTTTTGCTTTGGCACTTGTTCCTTTAGCTTTAAAATGGGGTGGAAAAAAAGTATATGTGTTAAGTTTGTTCTTAACAGGTATTGCTATGATTAGCATTCCTTACATTCATGATCCTATGCTAGTTATTTTGCCTATGATTTTATTTGGTATCGGATGGGCAGCAATGATGGGAATTCCATATTCTATGGTTTCTAAAATTGTTCCTCAAGAAAGACGTGGAGTGTATATGGGCATTTTAAATATGATGATTGTGATTCCTATGGGGATACAAACAATAACATTTGGACCCATCGTAAAAAACATTCTAAATAATAGTGCTGTAAACGCAATTCTATTAGGAGGTGTTCTTTTTGTTATTGCTGGTATTTTTGCATTGCGTCTTAAAGAGCCAAAAACAAATAGTGACAATGAAATTGCAGCAACCGCAACTATTTCTGCTAAATAA